The following coding sequences lie in one Hydrogenophaga sp. PBL-H3 genomic window:
- a CDS encoding DUF2934 domain-containing protein: MKQTSASAVGTKALIKRPPMAVMSLGDGHARPDGSGSAQAGYSREARIHEAAYALYEARGCVDGHDLEDWLAAEASVAREDQGVRPGEPLSEH, encoded by the coding sequence ATGAAGCAGACTTCAGCCAGCGCGGTTGGCACGAAGGCATTGATCAAGCGGCCTCCGATGGCGGTGATGTCCCTGGGAGATGGACATGCTCGTCCGGACGGCTCTGGCAGTGCGCAGGCCGGCTATTCGCGCGAGGCACGCATTCACGAAGCGGCCTACGCGCTGTACGAGGCCCGCGGCTGCGTGGACGGTCACGACCTGGAAGACTGGCTCGCGGCAGAGGCCTCCGTTGCTCGCGAGGACCAAGGCGTCCGACCCGGCGAACCGCTCTCGGAACACTGA
- a CDS encoding CBS domain-containing protein — MQVGTVCTRQVVTIDAGSSVAEAACRMRDHHVGSLVVTQSTADGAQVIGIVTDRDLVMDVLTQPATSLQAPIETWARKDLVFLVEDDSLENAVAAMQARGVRRLLVKDATGHLCGVLSIDDLLDSFAVHLAGLAGVFRSGPQWKAGTTQAPSFAKSSESPRFPGFGLGAWSRAVSSAGRP; from the coding sequence ATGCAAGTCGGCACCGTCTGTACCCGACAGGTCGTCACCATTGATGCCGGCAGCTCGGTTGCAGAAGCGGCGTGTCGCATGCGTGACCACCATGTTGGCTCGCTGGTGGTGACCCAATCCACCGCCGACGGCGCACAGGTGATCGGCATCGTGACGGATCGGGATCTGGTGATGGACGTACTGACCCAGCCCGCAACATCCCTTCAAGCGCCGATCGAGACCTGGGCCCGGAAAGATCTCGTCTTCCTGGTGGAGGACGACAGTCTGGAGAACGCGGTGGCGGCAATGCAGGCGCGCGGTGTGAGGCGCCTGTTGGTGAAAGATGCCACGGGTCACCTGTGTGGCGTCCTTTCAATTGATGACCTGTTGGACTCCTTTGCAGTCCACTTGGCAGGTCTGGCGGGCGTGTTTCGCAGCGGCCCTCAATGGAAGGCCGGTACGACGCAGGCGCCTTCCTTCGCCAAAAGCAGCGAATCCCCGCGGTTTCCCGGCTTTGGCCTCGGCGCGTGGTCGCGCGCCGTCTCCAGCGCGGGGCGGCCATGA
- a CDS encoding zinc-dependent alcohol dehydrogenase family protein yields the protein MRAMVLHAPAQALRLETRLLPEPGPGELRLRVEACAVCRTDLHVVDGELPLPRLPLVPGHEIVGVVEAVGPGVDASRLGERMGVPWLAHTCGHCAFCRVGRENLCDHALFTGQGRDGGFASHVIAEAAFCLPLDLPMDAQHLAPLLCAGLIGWRALCMAGDDARVLGLYGFGAAAHLMAQVARHQGRQVYAFTRPGDAQAQGFARELGVAWAGGSDEAPPTPLDAAIIFAPVGALVPLALRAVRKGGRVVCGGIHMSDIPAFPYAWLWEERQLVSVANLTRADASAFLAFVDTAPLRVDTTAYALEQANKALDDLRAGRLQGAAVLMM from the coding sequence ATGCGCGCCATGGTCCTGCACGCGCCCGCCCAGGCCCTGCGGCTGGAAACCCGCCTACTGCCCGAGCCCGGGCCGGGTGAGCTGCGGCTTCGTGTCGAGGCCTGTGCCGTGTGCCGAACCGACCTGCATGTGGTCGACGGCGAGTTGCCCTTGCCGCGGCTGCCGCTGGTGCCGGGACACGAGATCGTCGGTGTGGTGGAAGCGGTGGGGCCGGGCGTGGACGCGAGCCGGCTGGGTGAGCGCATGGGCGTGCCTTGGTTGGCCCACACCTGCGGCCACTGCGCGTTCTGCCGGGTCGGGCGCGAGAACCTGTGCGACCACGCGCTGTTCACCGGACAGGGGCGCGACGGCGGTTTTGCCAGCCATGTGATCGCCGAAGCCGCGTTCTGCCTGCCGCTGGACCTGCCCATGGACGCGCAGCACCTGGCGCCCCTGCTGTGTGCCGGACTGATCGGCTGGCGGGCCTTGTGCATGGCCGGCGATGATGCCCGGGTGCTTGGTCTCTACGGCTTCGGGGCGGCGGCCCACCTGATGGCCCAGGTCGCGCGGCACCAAGGCCGGCAGGTGTACGCCTTCACCCGCCCCGGCGATGCGCAGGCCCAGGGCTTTGCGCGTGAGCTGGGCGTTGCATGGGCGGGCGGTTCCGACGAGGCTCCACCCACACCGCTGGACGCCGCGATCATCTTTGCGCCGGTGGGTGCACTGGTGCCGCTGGCCTTGCGCGCCGTGCGCAAGGGCGGACGTGTGGTGTGCGGGGGCATTCACATGAGCGATATCCCGGCCTTTCCCTACGCATGGCTGTGGGAGGAGCGTCAGCTGGTCTCGGTGGCCAACCTCACTCGTGCCGATGCCTCGGCGTTCCTCGCGTTCGTGGACACCGCGCCCCTGCGGGTGGACACCACCGCCTACGCGCTGGAACAGGCCAACAAAGCGCTGGACGACCTGCGTGCCGGCCGCCTGCAGGGCGCGGCTGTGCTGATGATGTGA
- a CDS encoding universal stress protein, producing MQAPGSILLHLDSSARTAQRIQLARQLAEDFSAQVTGQPCLLTALVRYPFAMEGAGAAVAATQEQDKEAIDKIHKLFHQLAAGHGRLHWTDPLADGPWGFARQALYADLVILGQRDAKDPAAAELPSDFVSSVLLDSGRPGLILPFSGEIGVVGRTVLVAWKETRTSARAVSASLPWLQRAGQVHAVGFGEDVDATLQPLQDYLQTHCVHTKTHAGGPEDSEVGERLLSMAADVDADLLVMGCYGHGRTREWVLGGATRTVLASMTLPVLMAH from the coding sequence ATGCAAGCCCCCGGCTCCATCCTGCTGCATCTCGACAGTTCAGCCCGCACGGCCCAGCGCATCCAGCTCGCGCGCCAACTGGCCGAGGATTTTTCGGCGCAGGTGACGGGCCAGCCCTGCCTGCTGACGGCCCTGGTGCGCTACCCGTTTGCCATGGAAGGCGCAGGCGCCGCCGTGGCCGCCACGCAGGAGCAGGACAAGGAGGCGATCGACAAGATCCACAAGCTGTTCCATCAGCTCGCGGCTGGCCATGGCCGGCTTCATTGGACCGACCCGCTGGCCGATGGGCCGTGGGGCTTTGCGCGCCAGGCCCTGTATGCCGATCTGGTGATCCTGGGACAGCGCGATGCGAAGGACCCTGCGGCGGCGGAACTGCCGTCCGACTTTGTCTCCAGCGTGCTGCTCGACAGCGGTCGGCCCGGCCTGATCCTGCCCTTCAGCGGCGAGATCGGTGTCGTCGGTCGCACGGTGCTGGTGGCCTGGAAGGAGACCCGCACGTCGGCCCGCGCAGTGTCTGCGTCCTTGCCCTGGCTGCAGCGGGCAGGGCAGGTGCACGCAGTGGGGTTCGGCGAAGACGTGGATGCGACGCTGCAACCGCTGCAAGACTACCTGCAGACCCACTGTGTTCACACCAAGACCCACGCGGGCGGCCCTGAAGACAGCGAGGTCGGTGAACGCCTGCTGTCGATGGCGGCGGACGTGGACGCGGACCTGCTCGTGATGGGCTGCTATGGACACGGGCGGACCCGCGAGTGGGTGCTGGGAGGTGCCACGCGCACGGTGCTGGCCTCGATGACGCTGCCGGTGTTGATGGCGCATTGA
- a CDS encoding GYD domain-containing protein: MPTFILLTRLAPQALHQPKSFETLERHVSQQVLNHCPTLKWVSSHALLGPWDYLDIIEAPDMETMTRASLLVRSYGKAHTEIWPAMPWPDFKQMLRALAQEE; the protein is encoded by the coding sequence ATGCCCACCTTCATCCTCCTGACCCGCCTGGCGCCGCAGGCATTGCACCAGCCCAAGTCGTTCGAGACGCTGGAGCGGCACGTGTCGCAGCAGGTGCTGAACCACTGCCCGACGCTGAAGTGGGTCAGCAGCCACGCGCTGCTGGGCCCCTGGGACTACCTGGACATCATCGAGGCGCCCGACATGGAGACCATGACGCGGGCTTCCCTGCTGGTGCGCAGCTACGGCAAGGCCCACACCGAAATCTGGCCCGCCATGCCGTGGCCCGACTTCAAGCAGATGCTGCGGGCCCTGGCCCAGGAGGAGTGA
- a CDS encoding Do family serine endopeptidase has product MHRRAHTQALWRARWVALVVSALQGMVAPAQTPPPVAPRAAVIPGAIMPNYRAIVQLAAPAVVGITVTGSRKVSPQDWLPWPDEEPFSSLFKNLPRGTPPGERAFRGQGSGFIITADGLVLTSAHVIQGAEQILVRLSDRREFKAQVLGTDPLTDVAVLRVAASQLPVVRLGRVDDLQVGDPVLAIGAPYGLEQTATQGIVSAKGRALPGESVVTFIQTDAAVNPGNSGGPLLDASASVVGINAQIYSQSGGYQGLSFAIPIEVALRVKDQIVAHGRAQHARLGVSIQNLNQSLARSFGLDVPNGALVVSVARDSAARSAGLMAGDVITSVNGQRVDNAGELGARLALLSPGDTVQLTVWRNRAQRTLSVTLGRASDDTAPSTQRSAAAPGQLGLNLRPLTREEREAASLDSGGLMVVDSSGLAARAGVVAGDVLLAVNGTPVSSVEQVRAMIARKPPAVALLIERDGDRLFIPVELD; this is encoded by the coding sequence ATGCACCGGCGAGCACACACGCAGGCGTTGTGGCGTGCCCGGTGGGTGGCCCTGGTGGTGAGCGCCTTGCAGGGCATGGTCGCGCCGGCACAGACCCCGCCACCGGTGGCCCCGCGGGCCGCCGTGATCCCGGGGGCGATCATGCCCAACTACCGCGCCATCGTTCAGCTGGCTGCGCCGGCCGTGGTCGGCATCACGGTCACCGGCTCGCGCAAGGTCTCGCCCCAGGACTGGCTGCCCTGGCCCGACGAAGAGCCCTTCTCCTCCCTCTTCAAGAACCTGCCGCGCGGCACACCGCCGGGTGAGCGGGCTTTTCGTGGCCAGGGCTCGGGCTTCATCATCACGGCCGACGGCCTGGTGCTCACCAGCGCGCACGTCATCCAGGGCGCCGAGCAGATCCTGGTACGGCTGAGCGACCGGCGCGAGTTCAAGGCCCAGGTGCTGGGGACCGATCCGCTGACCGATGTGGCGGTGCTGCGCGTGGCAGCCAGCCAGTTGCCGGTGGTGCGGCTGGGGCGCGTGGACGACCTGCAAGTGGGTGACCCGGTGCTCGCGATCGGCGCACCCTACGGCCTGGAGCAGACCGCCACGCAAGGCATCGTGAGCGCCAAAGGCCGTGCCTTGCCCGGCGAATCCGTTGTCACGTTCATCCAGACCGACGCGGCGGTGAACCCGGGCAACTCGGGTGGGCCCTTGCTCGATGCCAGCGCTTCGGTGGTGGGCATCAACGCCCAGATCTATTCACAGTCGGGCGGCTACCAGGGCCTGTCGTTCGCCATTCCGATCGAGGTGGCCTTGCGCGTCAAGGACCAGATCGTCGCGCACGGGCGGGCCCAGCATGCGCGGCTGGGTGTGTCGATCCAGAACCTGAACCAGTCGCTGGCCCGCTCCTTCGGCCTTGATGTGCCCAATGGCGCCCTGGTGGTGAGTGTGGCGCGCGACAGCGCCGCACGCTCCGCCGGCCTGATGGCGGGTGACGTGATCACGTCCGTCAATGGCCAGCGCGTCGACAACGCAGGCGAACTCGGCGCCCGGCTGGCGCTGCTGTCACCCGGCGACACGGTCCAACTCACGGTGTGGCGCAACCGTGCCCAGCGCACATTGAGCGTGACACTGGGGCGGGCCTCCGACGACACGGCTCCGAGCACCCAAAGGTCCGCTGCGGCACCGGGCCAACTCGGTCTGAACCTGCGACCGCTCACTCGCGAGGAGCGCGAAGCGGCGTCGCTGGACAGTGGCGGCTTGATGGTCGTGGACAGCTCGGGCCTGGCGGCGCGCGCGGGGGTGGTGGCGGGCGACGTGCTGCTGGCGGTCAATGGCACACCGGTGTCGTCAGTGGAGCAGGTGCGCGCCATGATTGCGCGCAAGCCCCCTGCCGTGGCGCTGCTGATCGAGCGAGACGGTGATCGTCTTTTCATTCCCGTCGAGTTGGACTGA
- a CDS encoding ribose-phosphate diphosphokinase: MLIFSLDGGTDLARALSTRLAQPLADFEDRAFEDGEHKWRPLCDPRAQQVFVLASLHGRPDASPHDALCRLLMFIGTLRDHGAARITALVPYLAYARKDRRTQPFDPLALRYVAQMFEAVGTDELVVLDAHNSAALQNAFRVPTQLLEAHQAFQTVARAIAEHGPCAVASPDPGGVKRAQLWREALETELSQPLGFAVVDKRRRAGQVTGQHLVAGDVEGCTVLLLDDLIASGETMVRAAIALRLAGAREVVAFAAHGLFTGDACLVLGDPAISRVVVTNSVPSFRVPADSALAGKLTVVSAAALFSEAVSERCSSIPAAPPIR, translated from the coding sequence ATGCTGATCTTTTCGCTCGACGGAGGCACCGATCTGGCGCGCGCCCTGAGCACCCGGCTGGCGCAGCCGCTGGCCGACTTCGAGGACCGCGCCTTCGAAGACGGCGAACACAAGTGGCGCCCGCTGTGTGACCCGCGCGCGCAGCAGGTGTTCGTGCTGGCCAGCCTGCACGGCCGCCCCGACGCGAGCCCGCACGACGCCCTGTGCCGGCTGTTGATGTTCATCGGTACGCTGCGCGACCACGGCGCGGCGCGCATCACGGCCCTGGTGCCCTATCTGGCCTATGCGCGCAAGGACCGCCGGACGCAACCATTCGATCCGCTGGCACTTCGATACGTGGCTCAAATGTTCGAAGCGGTCGGCACCGACGAGTTGGTGGTGCTCGATGCGCACAATTCAGCGGCCCTTCAGAACGCGTTTCGGGTACCAACCCAACTGCTGGAGGCCCATCAGGCTTTTCAGACCGTAGCCCGAGCCATTGCAGAACATGGACCATGCGCAGTGGCATCTCCCGACCCGGGAGGGGTGAAACGGGCACAGCTGTGGCGAGAGGCACTGGAGACTGAGCTCTCACAACCTCTGGGCTTTGCCGTGGTGGACAAGCGGCGCAGGGCGGGTCAGGTCACAGGTCAGCATCTGGTGGCGGGTGACGTGGAGGGTTGTACCGTGCTGCTGCTCGACGACCTCATCGCCAGCGGCGAGACCATGGTGAGGGCTGCCATCGCATTGCGCCTGGCCGGCGCGCGCGAGGTAGTGGCGTTCGCCGCCCATGGCCTGTTCACGGGCGACGCCTGCCTTGTTCTTGGCGACCCAGCCATCAGTCGGGTGGTGGTGACCAACAGCGTGCCGTCATTCCGCGTACCGGCGGATTCGGCCTTGGCGGGCAAGCTGACGGTTGTGTCGGCCGCCGCCCTCTTTTCGGAGGCCGTCAGCGAGCGCTGCTCGTCGATTCCGGCGGCTCCACCGATTCGTTGA
- a CDS encoding c-type cytochrome produces the protein MNTMRPCWIVSALLLALMASAQAQPRAGPGRWDYQNSCASCHGASGRGDGPLTRYLVTPPTDLSRLAQRNGGVFPRERLVALIDGRGSTDIGPHGSREMPVWGNTYVERFTQAGGNPQLAEDAARRRILDLVNHLERLQQ, from the coding sequence ATGAACACCATGAGACCCTGTTGGATCGTGTCGGCCCTGCTGCTAGCGCTGATGGCTTCCGCCCAGGCTCAGCCTCGAGCGGGCCCGGGGCGCTGGGACTACCAGAACAGTTGTGCCAGTTGCCATGGGGCCAGTGGACGTGGGGATGGACCTCTGACGCGCTATCTCGTGACTCCGCCCACCGACCTCTCCCGGCTGGCGCAACGCAACGGCGGCGTGTTTCCGCGCGAACGGCTGGTTGCGTTGATTGACGGGCGCGGTTCGACCGACATCGGCCCGCACGGCTCGCGTGAGATGCCGGTCTGGGGCAACACCTATGTCGAGCGCTTCACGCAGGCCGGAGGCAACCCACAACTCGCGGAAGATGCAGCGCGCCGACGAATCCTGGACTTGGTGAATCACCTCGAACGGCTCCAGCAATAG
- a CDS encoding Hsp20/alpha crystallin family protein translates to MNTLTAPWRQGVQHAWASLAEGWRDLRRRAGGALTRFRHDAAPDNKAGAAWGLVFADLRVEDDRIIVRMELPGMNREDLQIDIDGDLLSVSGEKRIEQESGDGGYRLMQCAYGSFRRDVSLPHRVDAQHTQAHYRNGVLRIDMPRVDRDRGRRIPVHGA, encoded by the coding sequence ATGAACACGCTCACAGCACCTTGGCGACAGGGCGTGCAACACGCGTGGGCTTCGCTGGCAGAAGGTTGGCGTGACCTGCGTCGGCGCGCTGGCGGGGCGCTTACGCGTTTCCGCCACGACGCTGCGCCGGACAACAAGGCCGGCGCAGCCTGGGGGCTGGTATTCGCCGACCTTCGGGTGGAGGACGACCGCATCATCGTGCGCATGGAACTGCCCGGCATGAACCGTGAAGACCTGCAGATCGATATCGACGGTGACCTGCTCAGTGTCTCCGGTGAAAAGCGTATCGAGCAAGAGAGTGGCGACGGTGGCTACCGTTTGATGCAGTGTGCTTACGGCAGCTTCCGGCGCGACGTTAGCTTGCCGCACAGAGTCGACGCGCAGCACACCCAGGCCCACTACCGCAACGGCGTTTTGCGAATCGACATGCCGCGTGTAGACCGCGACCGGGGCCGGCGCATTCCCGTGCACGGCGCCTGA
- a CDS encoding Hsp20/alpha crystallin family protein gives MNELRTIDPFALDPFDDTFRSLMRPWRFEMPEAAPRIKLDLSEQNGSYAVKAEIPGVKKDDIDVRVDGNVVTISAEVKTEKQEKDNGGRMLRQERQEGYASRSFTLACPVDEAKVQASYQDGILALTLPKKADTSSKRIAVQ, from the coding sequence ATGAATGAACTTCGCACCATTGACCCGTTCGCCCTCGACCCCTTCGACGACACCTTCCGTTCTCTCATGCGCCCATGGCGCTTCGAGATGCCGGAAGCCGCGCCGCGCATCAAGCTCGATCTCTCCGAGCAGAACGGCAGCTACGCCGTCAAGGCCGAGATTCCCGGCGTGAAGAAGGACGACATCGACGTGCGCGTCGACGGTAACGTGGTCACCATCAGCGCCGAGGTGAAGACGGAAAAGCAAGAAAAGGACAACGGTGGTCGCATGCTGCGCCAGGAACGCCAGGAGGGCTACGCCAGCCGCAGCTTCACACTGGCCTGTCCGGTGGATGAAGCCAAGGTGCAGGCCAGCTACCAGGACGGCATCCTGGCGCTGACCCTGCCCAAGAAGGCCGACACCTCCAGCAAGCGCATAGCGGTTCAGTGA
- a CDS encoding CBS domain-containing protein encodes MREKMLAGDVCNRIVVFAERDLSLVQAAQLMRRRHVGCLVVVDETGAGRLVVGMLTDRDIVTAVVARELDATQLTVGDVMSRELISALEDDSVKDMLVTIRRKGIRRLPVVTSQGVLVGLVTLDDVLALLAEQLREMASVIETEALRERRERA; translated from the coding sequence ATGCGTGAAAAAATGCTGGCAGGCGATGTCTGCAACCGCATCGTGGTGTTCGCCGAGCGCGACCTGTCGCTGGTGCAGGCCGCGCAGCTCATGCGCAGACGGCATGTGGGTTGCCTGGTCGTGGTCGACGAGACCGGCGCGGGCCGCCTGGTGGTGGGCATGCTCACCGACCGCGACATCGTGACCGCCGTGGTTGCGCGCGAACTCGATGCCACCCAGCTCACCGTGGGCGATGTGATGAGCCGTGAACTCATCAGCGCACTGGAAGACGACTCGGTCAAGGACATGCTCGTGACCATACGCCGCAAGGGCATTCGCCGCCTGCCGGTGGTCACATCGCAAGGGGTACTGGTCGGCCTGGTGACGCTGGACGACGTGCTTGCCCTGTTGGCCGAGCAGCTGCGCGAGATGGCATCCGTGATCGAGACCGAAGCCCTGCGCGAGCGACGCGAGCGGGCCTGA
- a CDS encoding BON domain-containing protein, translating to MKSDAQLKKDVEAELEWDPSINAAEVGVAVKDGVVTLSGHLNTFVEKYEVEKVAQRVAGVRAVAIEIDVKLTAGSARSDSEIAHAVETAFQWHSSVPAERIQVKVEKGWVTLTGEVDWEFQRAAAANLVRPLVGVVGVNNAIVLKPRIAPDNIGKRIRDALTRQAEREAKGIEVHVNGSTSVLRGSVHSLAERVAAQGAAWSAPGITRVDNELRISP from the coding sequence ATGAAATCCGATGCGCAACTTAAGAAGGACGTGGAAGCCGAGCTCGAATGGGATCCCTCGATCAACGCGGCCGAAGTGGGTGTGGCGGTGAAGGACGGTGTGGTGACGCTCTCGGGGCACCTGAACACGTTCGTGGAGAAGTACGAGGTGGAGAAGGTGGCGCAGCGCGTGGCGGGCGTGCGCGCCGTGGCGATCGAGATCGACGTCAAGCTGACGGCCGGCAGCGCACGCAGCGATTCCGAAATCGCCCACGCCGTGGAGACTGCATTCCAATGGCACAGCTCGGTGCCGGCCGAGCGCATTCAGGTGAAGGTCGAGAAAGGCTGGGTCACCCTCACTGGTGAAGTCGACTGGGAGTTTCAGCGCGCTGCCGCCGCCAACCTGGTGCGGCCGCTGGTCGGTGTAGTGGGTGTCAACAACGCCATCGTGCTCAAACCCCGAATCGCGCCGGACAACATCGGCAAACGTATCCGGGATGCGCTCACACGCCAGGCCGAGCGCGAGGCCAAGGGGATCGAGGTGCATGTCAACGGCTCCACCTCCGTGCTGCGGGGCTCCGTGCATTCGTTGGCCGAGCGTGTGGCGGCTCAGGGCGCGGCCTGGTCGGCGCCGGGCATCACGCGGGTCGACAACGAACTGCGCATCAGCCCTTGA
- a CDS encoding homospermidine synthase, translated as MNSWPVHHTFHGRLVLLGGGAIGQAVLPLLLRHIGMAQGQITVVKATDRDAGLFHGRGVDLRVAPLTARNLPEVLEPLLGPGDFLLNLSVDVSSIDLIALCQRRGALYLDTCIEPWAGGYTDPALTLEQRTNHALREQALALRRPGAVQPTALLTHGANPGLVSHWVKQALLDIAQACLPEHTRPPDREGWAQLAQRLGVRVIHIAERDTQTGRERKRPGEFVNTWSVHGFMSEAGQPAELGWGSHERHWPTDACRHTEGSSAAIYLRRPGATTRVRSWTPLAGPQQAFLVTHGESISIADHLTLGDPERPNYRPTVHYAYHPCDDAVLSLHEWVGRDGEPQAARRILRDDIIEGHDELGVLLMGHGRNSYWLGSLLTIDAARALCPDNSATTLQVAAGVLAGVVWAMRHPNEGVVEPDVLPFDEILSLCTPYLGDVRGVFSDWQPLARAGRLFEQPQDTSDPWQFLNFRMA; from the coding sequence TGAACAGCTGGCCGGTGCACCACACATTCCACGGCCGGCTGGTGCTGCTCGGGGGCGGTGCCATCGGTCAGGCGGTGTTGCCGCTGCTGCTGCGACACATCGGCATGGCGCAGGGACAGATCACCGTGGTCAAGGCAACCGATCGGGATGCCGGCCTGTTCCATGGGCGGGGCGTGGACCTGCGCGTGGCACCGCTGACAGCCCGCAACCTGCCCGAGGTGCTCGAGCCCCTGCTGGGGCCGGGCGACTTTCTGCTCAACCTGTCGGTCGATGTGAGCAGCATCGACCTCATCGCGCTGTGCCAGCGGCGCGGCGCGCTCTACCTCGACACCTGCATCGAACCCTGGGCCGGTGGCTACACCGACCCCGCGCTCACGTTGGAGCAGCGCACCAACCACGCCCTGCGCGAACAGGCCCTGGCCCTGCGCCGCCCCGGCGCCGTCCAGCCCACGGCCTTGCTGACCCATGGCGCCAACCCGGGACTGGTGTCGCACTGGGTCAAACAGGCCTTACTGGACATCGCGCAGGCCTGCCTGCCGGAGCACACCCGCCCGCCCGACCGCGAGGGATGGGCTCAGCTGGCGCAGCGCCTGGGGGTGCGCGTGATCCACATCGCCGAGCGCGACACCCAGACCGGCCGCGAGCGCAAGCGCCCCGGCGAGTTCGTCAACACCTGGTCGGTGCACGGCTTCATGTCCGAGGCCGGCCAGCCCGCCGAACTCGGCTGGGGCAGCCACGAACGGCACTGGCCGACGGACGCCTGCCGGCACACAGAGGGCTCTTCTGCGGCGATCTACCTCAGGCGTCCCGGTGCCACCACACGGGTGCGCAGCTGGACCCCGCTGGCCGGGCCCCAGCAGGCCTTTCTGGTCACGCACGGCGAGTCGATCTCGATCGCCGATCACCTCACCCTGGGCGATCCAGAACGCCCCAACTACCGGCCCACGGTGCACTACGCCTACCACCCGTGTGACGATGCGGTGCTCTCCCTGCACGAATGGGTCGGGCGCGATGGGGAGCCGCAGGCGGCCCGGCGCATCCTGCGCGACGACATCATCGAAGGGCATGACGAACTGGGGGTGCTGCTCATGGGGCATGGCCGCAACAGCTACTGGCTGGGTTCGCTGCTCACCATCGACGCAGCGCGTGCACTGTGTCCGGACAACAGTGCCACCACGCTGCAGGTGGCCGCCGGCGTGCTGGCCGGCGTTGTCTGGGCGATGCGCCATCCGAACGAAGGTGTGGTGGAGCCTGACGTGCTGCCGTTCGACGAGATTCTGAGCCTGTGCACTCCCTACCTGGGCGATGTGCGCGGCGTGTTCAGCGACTGGCAGCCTCTGGCCCGGGCCGGTCGACTGTTCGAGCAGCCGCAAGACACCAGCGACCCCTGGCAATTCCTCAACTTCCGCATGGCATGA